In Anabas testudineus chromosome 12, fAnaTes1.2, whole genome shotgun sequence, the genomic stretch AGCGCTttttggaataaataaataaagcaaccATTTTCTTACCAATTGCTCTCTCTATCTTGCCCATGACCTGATTGTTGGGAATTGCTCTGCCACATTCATAGTCCGCAATGATTTGAGGCTTCTCATTAATTTTCTAGGGAGAACATTCACaattcataatttattatttaaactcaAGGCCAACAAAACTACCTAAGCATGCACAGCAGTCCATATAACTGGAAATCTGTTTATCTCCAAGatgctttttattgttgttactaTCATCATATTCGCGTGGTAATGATTTTACAAGCTGGATTAAAAGAACTACAAACGTCTGTTAAAGGAGTCACAACGATCCGTACCCAATATGTAAGAACGTGCTCACTTTTTAACTGCCATCAACAGTGACAACAGTTTATTTTGGATCAAAAAGCTTTTTTCCATTAGCTTTACAAGCTTGTTGTGGTTAATACATACTGGTGATGAATTGGAGATTGTGGGCAAAGCTTATACTTTCAAATTGTCTAATTCTTCTAAATTATTGCCATTGGCCTTTTAACCATAGCTTTTATTGTCTGCACAGTAATGAGAATAGCTGCTGTAAACTTTAATAATACGTTCAgtcaattttattttctcctctgcaGCATCTGTGCCTCATGTTTGATCCGTAGGAGTTTAGCATTGCCCTCAATCAACAGtagacacagagcagagagagttgAGAAACTGCACTGAAAACACCAAAACCACATCTTACAATTTGCTGATCTCACtcacaactgaaaaaaaaagcttggcCATGTCTAGGAAACTGGCCAGTATGTGTATGACTTTCTTCATCtcataatgttttgtatttatgtttatccTCTATAACTATGTTTCACAATAACAGACAAAAAGCAACTTTTACAGCAACATCACTGTGTCAATTGTTATGCATATGAATAAATGAGAAGACAGTAAACTCACTGTGGCCAGGTCTTTCTGGGTCAAGCCTTTCTCCTGTCTGCCTTGCTGAATGACCTTGCCCACCTCCAAGGGAACCCTTTCATGGTGCaactcctctgtctccctgtcaAGTTTAGCTGTGTTCTTTGTGACGAGATGCTGTTTGTTCTGCCCTGCAGACCCTGTGGATCACAGAAATGtcattataaaacataaatacagccAGTCACAACACAagtcatttcagtttcagttcatttagtGCTTAGCACACTACCCATCCAAAAAGagagtcaccacctggatttaactaagcaaaaggtaagagcctcccattggataattactgcatagatgattagttttcagctggcaacaagttatttaaccttaactgatgcagtgagtagcttgtcatttcttaaacaaccatgtcggaaaacacatcctgtggttgttgAAAGGGGAAGAGAGGcgagtgaagtgatgcacccatcatgcctagtgcctattggacaagcctgtgggggcagtgctatgatctggtgttgctgcagttgctcaGCTCTAgattcagcaacgttatgtagccaaagaatgaggtcagttgactacctgaatatactgaatgaccaggttattccatcaatggatttgtTCTTCCCTTGTGGCACAGGcattttccaaaatgacaaTGTCCGGATTCAttaggctcaaattgtgaaagagtggtgcAGTGAGCATGATACAtaatttttacacatggattggccatcacagagtccagaccttaaccccattgacaATCTTTGGGATGGGCTGCAGAGGACTTTGcacagcggtccgactctcccattatcaatacaagatcttaggGACAACTAATGTAACTCTGGATGGAAATCAATGTTGTGGCACTGCAGAAGTTTATCAGAACAGTGACACAGCGAATGCATaccgtaatcaaagctaaaggtggtccaacaaaatataaaggtgtgacttttgtttttgtttttttggatgggcagtgtacaaacaacacagcaaacTAGGGCCAATGAACTACACAAGGGAACTATGCTCTTTACTAAATTTGTACAGAAAGCAGAAATTTACATTTCTTGGTTGTCTCAAGTTGCTCCCCACGTCTCTGAGCAGCGGCGACAGcctacaaaaaacacaacagtagaCTGCATTATGACCAGCTTGTTATTGCATAGCTTGTAGTTAATGAATAATGGAACTGCACAAGTATGACTGATAGGTTACACAATTGACAACCTGATCAATCCTGTCTGAGCACAAACTTTACAGCTGGTTAATTTAGGGATAGGTTGTTATCTTTTTATGGatattaattaaaacactggACACTGTAAACACTTCTAAGCTGACTTACATAAATTGAAAAGGTAGGGGGTGTGCTTAGTTTATGGTCATTCAGATATGATCTGGAAGATACTCTGTAATAATAAGCAACATATTTTATTGCAGGCGTTACCATATATCAGTACTGGGCTCGACACGACGTCCtgtcagacaaaaacaaaataaaactagcaAAACCTATTGATCATTCGTGagtagctagctagctagctaatgCTAGGTACCCATTTCAATTTGGCTGGTTAGAGCTAGCTCGTTGCTAATTTGGTTGACATCATTTTTCAGCCAACGGTACCTTACTTCTTACTCATAACAACATTAAGAAAGATGATTTTGACCTCTGAGATTGTAAGAATAGGTTAACTATACGCCAGTGAAACATAGGTACTTACATAGGTCTTCTAGAGTTTGAATAGTTTAAcgttacaaagacaaaaacaaaacaaaggcaCGACTGGGCAACAAAGCTAATAGC encodes the following:
- the edf1 gene encoding endothelial differentiation-related factor 1 homolog translates to MAESDWDTVTVLRKKGPTAAQAKSKQAVAAAQRRGEQLETTKKWSAGQNKQHLVTKNTAKLDRETEELHHERVPLEVGKVIQQGRQEKGLTQKDLATKINEKPQIIADYECGRAIPNNQVMGKIERAIGLKLRGKDIGQPLEAKPKTK